One Ostrinia nubilalis chromosome 4, ilOstNubi1.1, whole genome shotgun sequence DNA window includes the following coding sequences:
- the LOC135088434 gene encoding probable palmitoyltransferase ZDHHC24: protein MSSKSKWKTLFYMLEKLQCYSLVFFLTPCYFIFHLIIVRPQIVEMYEFGTARHWFHIIMSSFCFMNVVGNMFMAIFTDTSLKMFRRPIHVERDEKYSYCELCKKHQPPKSWHCDRCNICILRRDHHCFFFSRCVGLYNQRYYLLYLIYILISVVYSTYYDYFFISSKYEDYGFILAVVQIFNPVVRLLTADALGIKELYVLFFILNLVLVCWITLLVWFHVKNAMAGITAYEFKSQTVDISKWKTNMLMVFGTKWYLAIFFPFVDSPFPEVCSEEAKVS, encoded by the coding sequence ATGTCCTCGAAGTCAAAGTGgaaaacattgttttatatGTTGGAGAAGCTTCAGTGCTACAGCTTAGTCTTCTTCCTCACGCCTTGCTACTTCATCTTCCACCTGATCATAGTCCGGCCTCAGATCGTGGAAATGTACGAGTTCGGGACAGCACGACACTGGTTCCACATCATCATGTCGTCATTTTGCTTCATGAACGTCGTTGGGAACATGTTTATGGCCATATTCACTGATACCAGCTTGAAGATGTTTCGAAGACCCATACATGTGGAGAGAGATGAGAAATACTCGTATTGTGAATTGTGCAAGAAACACCAACCACCGAAGAGCTGGCATTGCGACCGCTGTAACATCTGCATTCTTAGAAGAGACCACCACTGCTTCTTCTTCTCCCGCTGCGTTGGACTGTACAACCAAAGATACTATCTTCTGTACCTGATATACATCCTCATATCTGTGGTCTACTCAACCTACTACGACTACTTCTTCATCTCATCCAAATATGAAGACTACGGCTTCATATTGGCAGTAGTTCAGATCTTTAATCCTGTGGTCAGACTTTTGACAGCAGATGCGTTAGGCATCAAGGAACTATACGTATTGTTCTTTATTCTAAACCTGGTACTTGTGTGTTGGATAACTTTACTTGTCTGGTTCCACGTGAAAAATGCAATGGCAGGGATTACAGCGTATGAGTTTAAAAGCCAAACTGTAGACATATCCAAGTGGAAGACCAACATGTTGATGGTGTTTGGAACAAAGTGGTATTTAGCGATTTTCTTTCCGTTTGTTGATAGTCCTTTTCCAGAAGTTTGTAGTGAAGAGGCAAAAGTGTCGTAA